The following are encoded together in the Daucus carota subsp. sativus chromosome 5, DH1 v3.0, whole genome shotgun sequence genome:
- the LOC108192214 gene encoding uncharacterized protein LOC108192214: MDRTQQELKSLGVFGIYREGHRIMAPFRNIFNQVTIAFILPLSLIYLSEMEISSILFFRMAFRTLDDGNQNTSSDWASYVLFKLAYYTFLLIFSLLSTSAVVYSIACIYAHRDISFYKVICVVPQVWKRLIITFLVTYGLTFIYLVVAVLTLGICLAFGGTASVVLFFTFLIIYIIGFVYLTILWQLASVITVLEDSSGLKAVKKSRKLIKGKIWVALAIFVELIVVVGVIQFVFYVYVVYGDLWEMWKRVLVGISCLVLLVPVFLYGLVLQTIIYFVCKSYHNEMIDKPAMSDHLGGYERLYQPNEVQMEQV; the protein is encoded by the coding sequence ATGGACAGAACACAGCAAGAACTGAAATCACTGGGAGTGTTCggcatctacagagaaggccacaGAATCATGGCCCCGTTTCGAAACATCTTCAATCAGGTTACTATAGCTTTCATTCTCCCGCTATCCTTGATCTACCTCTCCGAAATGGAGATTTCCAGCATACTGTTCTTTCGAATGGCATTCAGAACATTAGATGATGGCAACCAAAACACATCCTCAGACTGGGCCAGTTATGTTCTTTTCAAGCTTGCCTACTACACTTTCCTTCTTATCTTTTCCCTCCTCTCGACATCTGCTGTTGTTTACTCCATTGCTTGCATCTACGCTCATCGCGACATTTCATTCTACAAAGTCATATGTGTGGTGCCACAAGTTTGGAAGCGCCTGATCATCACATTCCTTGTCACTTACGGATTGACTTTCATCTACCTTGTGGTCGCAGTTTTAACCTTGGGTATCTGTTTAGCGTTCGGTGGAACTGCCTCTGTAGTCCTTTTTTTCACCTTCTTGATCATATACATAATTGGTTTCGTCTATCTTACCATTTTGTGGCAGCTGGCTAGTGTCATCACCGTTTTAGAAGATTCCAGCGGACTCAAGGCGGTGAAGAAGAGCAGGAAGTTGATCAAAGGAAAGATTTGGGTTGCTCTGGCCATCTTTGTGGAGttgattgttgttgttggggTAATACAATTTGTGTTCTATGTTTATGTAGTGTATGGAGATCTCTGGGAGATGTGGAAGAGGGTTCTTGTTGGAATCTCATGCCTTGTACTACTTGTGCCAGTATTTCTCTATGGCTTGGTTCTTCAAACGATCATCTACTTTGTGTGCAAGTCGTATCATAATGAAATGATCGATAAGCCTGCCATGTCTGACCATCTTGGAGGGTATGAACGTTTGTATCAACCAAATGAGGTGCAGATGGAACAAGTCTGA
- the LOC108192241 gene encoding uncharacterized protein LOC108192241, whose translation MSYEYLSNVHTGRTDWRVKVRSIREWRGQTARGEPYKGSNFLLLDAKNVRMQAFVPLFLLEKLQKMFTVGKMYTITNFKVKNYTELDKWRCVSNDKQIQFTNQTRGKEMDEKEYFIPQNCFEFCDLGDMKSLANQTTYLADVVGVVTRRDDLKLVHTKQGVDKYQLRMIITDGSHYLNVTLWGDLAECFHQEVSSSTFEEPLIIIIATGKVGIFQDEYDLCNFNPTAYYINYNHHSVAHLRKMSADPKFKKEHIRIIQTKKEPKLISIQEIKQLGEDYIEEEVICQVRIITVHVSNSWFYAECTTCYKQIDEVGDVYYRFGICITATDTTGDIDILLMDRPIRKLFGKTVFQMEDEEKGQFPTALKTMEKDDYTIKLEIREFNIKDKEELYVANDLYRGLEMHTAVRLPTCSVQQPTEVSVPQSSGNSVHLDNISMP comes from the exons ATGAGCTACGAATATCTCAGTAATGTGCATACTGGAAGAACTGACTGGAGGGTGAAAGTCAGGAGTATTAGGGAATGGAGAGGGCAAACTGCACGAGGAGAACCATATAAGGGTTCAAATTTCCTACTACTTGATGCAAAG AATGTTAGGATGCAAGCATTTGTGCCACTTTTCCTCTTGGAAAAGCTTCAAAAAATGTTTACTGTTGGCAAGATGTACACAATCACAAATTTCAAAGTCAAGAACTACACCGAGTTGGACAAATGGAGGTGTGTGAGCAATGACAAACAAATCCAGTTTACAAACCAGACACGTGGGAAGGAGATGGACGAGAAGGAATATTTTATTCCACAAAACTGTTTCGAGTTCTGTGATCTCGGAGATATGAAGAGCTTGGCAAACCAAACCACTTATCTTGCAG ATGTTGTCGGAGTTGTGACAAGAAGAGATGATTTGAAGTTGGTTCACACCAAGCAGGGAGTCGACAAATATCAGTTAAGAATGATAATCACAGATGGAAG CCATTACTTAAATGTAACTCTATGGGGAGATCTTGCTGAGTGTTTCCATCAGGAGGTCAGTTCATCTACTTTTGAAGAACCTCTGATTATCATTATCGCAACTGGGAAAGTTGGTATTTTCCAAG ATGAATATGATCTATGCAACTTCAATCCCACGGCTTACTACATCAACTATAACCACCACAGTGTCGCCCATTTACGCAAAAT GAGTGCTGATCCAAAGTTTAAGAAAGAACACATAAGAATCATACAGACTAAAAAGGAACCCAAGCTCATTTCAATTCAGGAAATCAAGCAACTGGGGGAAGATTATATTGAG GAAGAGGTTATATGTCAGGTTCGTATCATCACTGTTCACGTATCAAACAGCTGGTTTTATGCGGAATGTACAACATGTTACAAGCAAATTGATGAGGTTGGAG ATGTATACTACAGGTTTGGAATTTGTATCACGGCCACAGACACAACAGGGGACATTGATATCCTACTCATGGACCGACCAATTCGAAAACTCTTTGGAAAGACTGTTTTCCAGATGGAGGATGAG GAAAAGGGTCAATTCCCCACAGCATTGAAGACAATGGAAAAAGATGACTACACAATTAAGCTCGAAATAAGGGAGTTTAATATTAAAGACAAGGAGGAACTTTACGTGGCAAATGACCTGTACAGAGGACTTGAGATGCATACTGCCGTCAGATTGCCTACATGTTCTGTCCAGCAACCAACAGAGGTTTCAGTTCCACAG AGTTCTGGGAACAGTGTTCATCTGGATAACATATCAATGCCTTAA